From a region of the Megalops cyprinoides isolate fMegCyp1 chromosome 13, fMegCyp1.pri, whole genome shotgun sequence genome:
- the LOC118787619 gene encoding haptoglobin produces the protein MWSSLAALLLVSGVCLADEHLASGHRGALPPPPSHRSRRMVGGSLAYNVPWQVLLYFGDNVLDGGIGGGALISDRWILTTGRNLFVNKSRQAIQKHQASIPKVYLGITKRSPLDPSKEVAVEKVVLHPGFQNTSEWDNNLALIKLKDAVVFSKSVMPIPLPERGQDLEEQGGTRGIVTGWGWGSVFTFSNFLKYLVLPVVDRNICRAEYRHGGQVLKDTPKVEDHMFCTGVSPLAENVCFGDEGGVLAVLDPKDDQVYAAGILSFDKSCAVEKYAVYLKLSAYLPWIHSVMREDSEEFSALRRAAVIDMLSKQ, from the exons ATGTG GTCATCTCTGGCAGCGCTGCTGCTCGTTTCCGGCGTGTGCCTGGCTGATGAGCACCTGGCTTCAG GCCACAGGGGGGCACTGCCACCACCCCCCAGCCACCGCTCTCGTCGCATGGTGGGGGGCTCCCTTGCCTACAACGTCCCCTGGCAGGTGCTGCTGTACTTTGGGGATAACGTGCTGGACGGGGGGATCGGAGGTGGAGCGCTGATTTCTGATCGCTGGATCCTTACAACTGGAAGGAACCTTTTCGTCAACAAGAGCCGCCAGGCAATCCAGAAACACCAAGCCTCCATCCCTAAGGTGTACCTGGGCATCACCAAACGGAGCCCACTAGATCCGTCCAAGGAGGTGGCGGTTGAAAAG GTGGTGCTGCACCCGGGGTTCCAGAACACTTCGGAGTGGGACAACAACCTGGCCCTGATCAAGCTGAAGGATGCCGTGGTCTTCAGCAAGAGTGTGATGCCCATCCCTCTGCCCGAGCGGGGCCAGGACCTGGAGGAGCAGGGGGGCACCAGGGGCATCGTGACTGGGTGGGGCTGGGGCTCCGTTTTCACCTTCTCCAACTTCCTGAAGTACCTGGTGCTCCCCGTGGTGGATCGCAACATCTGCCGGGCCGAGTACCGCCACGGCGGGCAGGTGCTGAAGGACACACCCAAGGTGGAGGATCACATGTTCTGCACCGGCGTCAGCCCCCTGGCAGAGAACGTCTGCTTCGGAGACGAGGGCGGCGTCCTGGCTGTCCTGGACCCCAAGGATGACCAGGTGTACGCCGCCGGGATCCTCTCCTTCGACAAGAGCTGTGCGGTGGAGAAGTACGCCGTGTACCTGAAGCTGTCTGCCTACTTGCCCTGGATCCACAGCGTCATGAGGGAGGACTCAGAGGAGTTCTCTGCCCTGCGCAGGGCCGCTGTGATTGACATGCTATCCAAGCAGTGA
- the LOC118787639 gene encoding beta-2 adrenergic receptor-like, with translation MSSLFGNLSVPWGIGVLTGATESGNLTTASPPGQRAGESVEPLCTLCCCGLLNRTLSVVFMVSLAFAIVVGNVVTLTVFMQTRQFRTPQGYLKVSLALADMMVGILVVPFSVYTEISLMVTSAPPVWYQGGSKPTAGGLGHPWQPCKLIGPVFAGCTFVSISTIFLMTVERSVAILWPLHKDSLVTRRRALLLILLSWAGSFLLALAPLILVNGFTLEYNECSRMCNYTPLWDGVQPPPDGNILLLFPAFDFTLLGGTLAVNILSFTRIRRYTRKRKLLSEGGSGGEGGGAGGGPSSQRPSFSDIKAAKTIGILTFAFTASFSPIAVFVLGSVVGYTWCNFSFFAFWMLTANSCCNVIIYSVRDQRFRKGVSLLFQRDQTPPQGEKS, from the exons ATGTCTTCTCTCTTTGGGAACCTGAGTGTCCCCTGGGGAATTGGGGTTTTGACGGGTGCCACAGAAAGCGGGAACCTGACGACGGCGTCCCCGCCCGGGCAGAGGGCGGGGGAGTCCGTGGAGCCCCTCTGCACCCTCTGTTGCTGTGGCCTGCTCAACCGCACCCTCTCCGTGGTGTTCATGGTCAGCCTGGCCTTCGCCATCGTCGTGGGCAACGTGGTCACGCTCACTGTGTTCATGCAGACCCGCCAGTTCCGCACGCCGCAGGGATACCTCAAAG TCTCCCTGGCCCTGGCAGACATGATGGTGGGCATCCTGGTGGTGCCATTCTCTGTCTACACCGAGATTTCGCTCATGGTAACCAGCGCGCCCCCCGTGTGGTACCAGGGGGGCTCCAAACCCACAGCGGGGGGCCTGGGGCATCCCTGGCAGCCCTGCAAGCTGATTGGTCCGGTGTTCGCCGGGTGCACCTTCGTGTCCATCAGCACCATCTTCCTGATGACGGTGGAGCGCAGCGTGGCCATCCTGTGGCCCCTGCACAAGGACTCGCTGGTGACGCGGCGTCGCGCCctgctcctcatcctcctctcctggGCCGGCAGCTTCCTGCTGGCCCTGGCGCCGCTCATCCTGGTCAACGGCTTCACCCTGGAGTACAACGAGTGCAGCCGCATGTGCAACTACACCCCGCTGTGGGACGGGGTGCAGCCCCCGCCGGACGGGAACATCCTGCTGCTCTTCCCCGCCTTCGACTTTACCCTGCTGGGCGGGACCCTGGCGGTCAACATCCTGTCCTTCACCCGCATCCGCCGCTACACCCGCAAGCGCAAGCTGCTGTCGGAGGGGGGCAGTGGcggggaagggggcggggccgggggcgggcCCTCCTCCCAGAGGCCCTCATTCTCGGACATCAAGGCGGCCAAGACGATCGGCATCCTGACGTTCGCCTTCACGGCCTCCTTCTCCCCCATCGCAGTGTTCGTGCTGGGCAGCGTGGTGGGCTACACCTGGTGCAACTTCTCCTTCTTTGCCTTCTGGATGCTGACGGCCAACAGCTGCTGCAACGTGATCATCTACAGCGTGCGGGACCAGCGTTTCCGGAAGGGGGTGAGCCTGCTCTTTCAGAGGGACCAAACGCCCCCCCAGGGGGAAAAGAGCTGA